The Osmia bicornis bicornis chromosome 11, iOsmBic2.1, whole genome shotgun sequence genome includes the window aaaagaacaaCAAGAAGGACGAGGTACTTCCTGGCCTAATATTACACCATATaggtatattaatttatatttatctttaatatatattttgctTTTTATAACTGAAATTAATTGTGTGTCTTTTATTATAGAAACTATGAAATAACAAATGTTTGGAAAGGTGTACAGAATACTGTgaaatattactttttattGTTTGAGAAGACAGATTCGCATTTAGGTGCAGAAGTAATATTAGATATGCATAAAATTACAACATTACAAATGAGAAGAGTCTTATCTGATAATGAGTTATTATGCGAAACAAATAAAGTTACTAATTTTCCAAGTTTAATAGCTTTCAGTCGTAATGAAACACAAAAGTTTCTTAAAATTAGAGTACCTACAAGGGAAGGTGTCTTTGCTACCATTAAAGAATTCATGACTTCAAGAGGAGAAAATTTACAGTTAGATGAACAAAGCTCTACAAAAAGTCATTctatagaaaatgaaaatcataaTTCAAATACCAACAATTCAAAACATTTGCAAGTGACAACATCACAGAATGCAGAGGTAACTGATGATTATTTGTATCAATTGGATTTGGAAAATACTTTGAGATTTTCTATCAGCCATGAAGTTCCATTACATAAAGTAATCAAGGAAGAAAAAATGGATGCATTAAAAAAGTATTTCAATGTATTAGCTGAATATTTTCCTTTAAGACATAGTAACATCTATCTAGAAACAATTCGCGATATTATTAAAAACCGGGACAATATATCTGGAGAGGAATTTAGTCAGATAATAAAATCCACAGAAGAAGAAATGTCTCCAATATATTCTGGGCCTCCACAGTGGATTGGGTGCAAAGGGAGTATGGAAGGATATCGTGGATATCCCTGTGGTCTTTGGACAATGTTCCATATGTTAACAGTTAATTATGCTGCTGTAAAAAAGAATACTGAACATGAACCCAGAAAGATATTAGAAGCGATGCATGGATATATAAAACACTTTTTTGGATGTGCCGATTGTTCGCAACATTTTGTACAAATGGCTGCAAAGAATAAAATGTTTGATGTTTCTAACGACAACGAGAGTATTTTATGGTTGTGGTCAGCTCATAATGAAGTAAATGCAAGATTAGCAGGTGATGCTACCGAAGATCCAAAACATAAAAAGATTCAATATCCAATAGTAGAACATTGTCTGAATTGCAAATACGAGAATGGTACTTGGAATGAAGAAAATGTTTTACATTATCTCAAGAACAAATATAGCTACAAAGGAATAAATTATTATGGGTCAGTTGACGCGCGTAAAGATAacgataataaaatgaaaataagacAAGAAAGGCTTGTACTTAGTAAATATACAAGCAGCAAAAAAATTGGATGGGATTTCACAATTTTTGATATAAGTATCTGTGTCGTGTTATATATTACATCTGCTGTCATACTGATATTAGTCTGCATAAAATTTGCAGTAAAAAGAACTTA containing:
- the LOC114878839 gene encoding sulfhydryl oxidase 1-like, encoding MERFGVDLLLRLWLIAIITVSCNAAVSKKLYDSQIPTQGLYNASDNVVILNATNFKSSVYGDTKGWLVEFYNSWCGFCFRFAPLWKQFANDIYGWRDIVVVAAIDCADDDNNQICREYEIMHYPLIKYFSVNANPSSLGLVMGKYDNVDEFRHSLIDLLEKEQQEGRGTSWPNITPYRNYEITNVWKGVQNTVKYYFLLFEKTDSHLGAEVILDMHKITTLQMRRVLSDNELLCETNKVTNFPSLIAFSRNETQKFLKIRVPTREGVFATIKEFMTSRGENLQLDEQSSTKSHSIENENHNSNTNNSKHLQVTTSQNAEVTDDYLYQLDLENTLRFSISHEVPLHKVIKEEKMDALKKYFNVLAEYFPLRHSNIYLETIRDIIKNRDNISGEEFSQIIKSTEEEMSPIYSGPPQWIGCKGSMEGYRGYPCGLWTMFHMLTVNYAAVKKNTEHEPRKILEAMHGYIKHFFGCADCSQHFVQMAAKNKMFDVSNDNESILWLWSAHNEVNARLAGDATEDPKHKKIQYPIVEHCLNCKYENGTWNEENVLHYLKNKYSYKGINYYGSVDARKDNDNKMKIRQERLVLSKYTSSKKIGWDFTIFDISICVVLYITSAVILILVCIKFAVKRTYRKRAYISLLGKV